The following are encoded together in the Salvelinus fontinalis isolate EN_2023a chromosome 38, ASM2944872v1, whole genome shotgun sequence genome:
- the LOC129837709 gene encoding uncharacterized protein LOC129837709 isoform X2, translating into MEKAAKLLQMILKKGRDACLLFFDSLEKCCQCPPQFERVTGLPERRTNTAPTYVINISHSNLSNCIIGDGNFQGVTTCIQQPQSMGSEDARHETMGSNTTSDHQRAVQACPDPELQRSVQVYGSQLQYVIIGDNNNLQAEDTPEEEEGEEEELINKSN; encoded by the exons ATGGAGAAGGCTGCCAAACTGCTGCAGATGATCCTGAAGAAGGGTCGCGATGCGTGTCTGCTCTTTTTCGACTCACTAGAAAAGTGTTGCCAGTGCCCACCACAGTTCGAAAGAGTCACCGGCCTCCCAG AGAGGAGGACCAACACTGCCCCAACTTACGTCATCAACATCAGCCATTCCAATTTGAGTAACTGCATCATTGGAGATGGTAACTTTCAAGGTGTGACAACGTGTATACAACAACCTCAGAGCATGGGTTCAGAGGATGCTAGGCATG AGACAATGGGAAGCAACACCaccagtgaccaccagagagcAGTACAGGCCTGTCCAGATCCAGAGCTCCAGAGGAGTGTCCAGGTCTATGGGTCCCAACTGCAATATGTCATCATCGGGGACAACAACAACCTGCAGGCTGAAGACACACCGGAAGAGGAAGAAGGGGAAGAAGAAGAACTCATTAATAAAAGTAACTGA
- the LOC129837709 gene encoding uncharacterized protein LOC129837709 isoform X1, translated as MMLQCNEKREILPERSLQLHLHALSKSMSCCAVERLCVYLLSSRTITEYESQVIWSQRTDMEKAAKLLQMILKKGRDACLLFFDSLEKCCQCPPQFERVTGLPERRTNTAPTYVINISHSNLSNCIIGDGNFQGVTTCIQQPQSMGSEDARHETMGSNTTSDHQRAVQACPDPELQRSVQVYGSQLQYVIIGDNNNLQAEDTPEEEEGEEEELINKSN; from the exons ATGATGTTACAATGTAACGAAAAACGCGAGATTTTACCTG AAAGGAGCTTGCAACTTCATTTACACGCTCTTAGCAAATCTATGTCATGTTGTGCGGTGGAAAGGCTGTGCGTGTACTTGTTGAGCTCCCGGACCATCACAGAGTATGAGAGCCAGGTGATCTGGTCCCAGAGAACAGACATGGAGAAGGCTGCCAAACTGCTGCAGATGATCCTGAAGAAGGGTCGCGATGCGTGTCTGCTCTTTTTCGACTCACTAGAAAAGTGTTGCCAGTGCCCACCACAGTTCGAAAGAGTCACCGGCCTCCCAG AGAGGAGGACCAACACTGCCCCAACTTACGTCATCAACATCAGCCATTCCAATTTGAGTAACTGCATCATTGGAGATGGTAACTTTCAAGGTGTGACAACGTGTATACAACAACCTCAGAGCATGGGTTCAGAGGATGCTAGGCATG AGACAATGGGAAGCAACACCaccagtgaccaccagagagcAGTACAGGCCTGTCCAGATCCAGAGCTCCAGAGGAGTGTCCAGGTCTATGGGTCCCAACTGCAATATGTCATCATCGGGGACAACAACAACCTGCAGGCTGAAGACACACCGGAAGAGGAAGAAGGGGAAGAAGAAGAACTCATTAATAAAAGTAACTGA
- the LOC129837595 gene encoding E3 ubiquitin-protein ligase RNF144B-like encodes MANNSSPARGQSQGQGPIANSSPSQPLGQAGAVVASSSTQPDVVVYCKLCLSEHPSAATSALHTCDCVFCTPCLQQYVQLAIREGGGSPVTCPDMACQRTGVLLHSEIACFASADQVELYQRLEFERGVQLDPSRAWCPVLECQAVCSIGPSSEGQPTSVPCPACHTVFCSGCRGPWQYGHACTEHQPMTSSSSASESRGRSCSDSDLPIKQCPMCGVYIERNQGCAQMLCKSCKHTFCWYCLQNLDGDIFLRHYDKGPCRNKLGHSRASVMWNRTQVVGILVGVSVIVLVASPLLLLASPCILCCLCKPCRGKKKRRKKKELTQTDIQPELSPTKS; translated from the exons ATGGCCAACAACAGCAGTCCAGCCCGGGGCCAGAGCCAGGGTCAGGGCCCCATAGCCAACAGCAGTCCATCCCAGCCTCTGGGCCAGGCCGGGGCTGTAGtggcctcctcctccacccagcCTGATGTGGTGGTCTACTGCAAGCTGTGCCTTAGTGAGCACCCCTCAGCAGCAACCAGCGCGCTGCACACCTGTGACTGTGTCTTTTGCACCCCG TGTCTGCAGCAGTATGTTCAGCTGGCCATCCGGGAGGGTGGGGGCAGCCCGGTCACATGTCCAGACATGGCTTGTCAGAGGACAGGAGTCCTACTCCACTCAGAG ATAGCCTGTTTTGCCTCTGCGGATCAGGTTGAGCTGTACCAGCGGCTGGAGTTTGAACGAG GGGTGCAGCTGGATCCTAGTAGAGCATGGTGTCCGGTGTTGGAGTGCCAGGCTGTCTGCAGCATCGGGCCCAGCTCAGAGGGCCAGCCTACGTCCGTGCCCTGTCCAGCCTGCCACACCGTCTTCTGCTCTGGTTGTAGAGGGCCCTGGCAGTACGGGCACGCCTGCACCGAGCACCAGCCtatgacatcatcatcatctgccTCAGAGAGCAG GGGCCGGTCATGCAGTGACTCTGATCTGCCCATCAAGCAGTGCCCCATGTGTGGTGTGTACATCGAGAGGAACCAAGGCTGTGCCCAGATGCTGTGTAAGAGCTGCAAACACACCTTCTGCTGGTACTGTCTGCAGAACCTGGAT GGTGATATATTTCTGAGGCACTATGATAAGGGGCCATGCAGGAACAAGCTGGGCCACTCCCGAGCCTCCGTCATGTGGAACAGAACACAG GTGGTGGGCATCCTGGTTGGCGTCAGTGTCATCGTGCTggtggcctctcctctcctcctgctggcTTCACCCTGCATCCTGTGCTGCCTGTGCAAGCCCTGCCGAGGcaaaaagaagaggaggaagaagaaagagCTCACgcagacagacatacagccaGAACTCAGTCCCACCAAGTCATAA